The following proteins are encoded in a genomic region of Mycobacterium sp. 155:
- a CDS encoding FAD-binding oxidoreductase, which produces MSTDARQFRRGADGYEAARRATVWNSLVPDRYPDLIVQAHDVDDVVCAVSGAQGPISIVSGGYSWTASHLRDGGTLLDVSRLDHCAIDAERMAAVVGPGKVGSELAAELDTLGLFFPAGHYEGICLGGYLLQGGYGWNSKAVGPACESVIGVEVVTADGQRMYCDADENSDLFWAARGSGPGFFAVVTAFHLQLHPRPAVCGSCLYIYPVEVLDDVFTWARRISPEIGDRVELQIITSRNLPALGLESPSIVVASPVFADTEAEAEAALSILSSCPAVDRAIVKIPYTTTDLTSWYGTVMSNYPPGHRYVADNMWTSASAEDLLPGIHRIVETMPPAPSHFLMYDWSPSPAREELFYGLEDEINMALYAVWPDPADDNRYRDWPRDNMAAMAHLATGVGLADENLGRRPARFATDENMARLDVLRAKYDPDGLFNSWMGRL; this is translated from the coding sequence ATGTCGACAGATGCACGGCAGTTCCGTCGAGGCGCTGATGGCTACGAGGCGGCGCGCCGCGCCACCGTCTGGAACAGCCTGGTGCCTGACCGCTATCCCGACCTCATCGTGCAGGCGCACGACGTCGATGACGTCGTATGTGCGGTGTCCGGAGCGCAGGGCCCAATCAGCATCGTGTCGGGTGGATACAGCTGGACTGCCAGCCACCTGCGCGATGGCGGCACACTGCTCGACGTCAGCCGCCTCGACCACTGTGCGATCGACGCCGAACGCATGGCTGCCGTCGTCGGGCCCGGAAAAGTCGGCAGCGAGCTGGCTGCCGAACTCGACACGCTGGGCCTGTTCTTCCCCGCGGGGCACTACGAGGGCATCTGTCTGGGCGGGTATCTGCTGCAGGGCGGCTACGGCTGGAACAGCAAGGCGGTCGGGCCCGCATGTGAGAGCGTCATCGGCGTCGAGGTCGTCACCGCCGACGGCCAGCGGATGTATTGCGACGCCGACGAGAATTCCGACTTGTTCTGGGCGGCACGCGGTTCCGGGCCCGGATTCTTCGCCGTGGTGACGGCCTTTCATCTACAGCTGCACCCGCGACCGGCGGTCTGCGGCAGCTGCTTGTATATCTACCCTGTCGAGGTGCTCGACGACGTCTTCACCTGGGCGCGCCGGATCAGCCCCGAGATCGGCGACCGTGTGGAACTGCAGATCATCACGTCCCGCAATCTGCCCGCCCTCGGACTCGAAAGCCCTTCCATCGTGGTGGCCTCCCCCGTCTTCGCCGATACCGAAGCGGAAGCCGAGGCCGCCCTGTCGATCCTGTCCAGCTGTCCGGCCGTCGATCGGGCGATCGTCAAAATTCCGTACACCACCACCGATCTGACCAGCTGGTACGGCACGGTCATGAGCAACTACCCGCCGGGGCACCGCTACGTCGCCGACAACATGTGGACCTCGGCATCGGCCGAGGACCTGCTGCCGGGCATTCACCGTATCGTCGAGACCATGCCGCCGGCGCCGTCACATTTCCTGATGTACGACTGGAGCCCGTCACCCGCGCGGGAGGAGCTGTTCTACGGGTTGGAGGACGAGATCAATATGGCGCTCTACGCTGTGTGGCCCGACCCGGCCGACGATAACCGGTACCGCGACTGGCCCCGCGACAACATGGCGGCCATGGCACACCTGGCCACCGGAGTCGGCCTCGCTGATGAGAACCTCGGCCGGCGGCCCGCCCGGTTCGCCACCGATGAAAACATGGCCCGGCTCGACGTACTGCGCGCCAAATACGATCCCGACGGGCTGTTCAACAGCTGGATGGGCCGCCTGTGA